A single window of Nicotiana sylvestris chromosome 5, ASM39365v2, whole genome shotgun sequence DNA harbors:
- the LOC138868439 gene encoding uncharacterized protein: MHRNSTPYRPKANGAVEAANKNIKKILRKMVQGSRQWHEKLPFALLGYLTTVRTSIGSTPYLLVYGTEVVIPAEVEIPSLRIIAEVEIDDNEWVKTRLEQLSLIDEKILAAAEAKGKFAPNWQRLFVVTKVLPNGALYLTDIEGKYVDMTINSDAVKRYYV; the protein is encoded by the exons ATGCATCGGAACTCCACTccgtatcgccccaaggcaaatggagctgttgaggctgccaacaagaacataaagaagatacttcgtaagatggttcaaggttctaggcagtggcatgaaaagttgccttttgcattacTGGGTTATctcactactgttcgcacttcaataGGTTCAACTCCTTATCtgctggtatatggaactgaggtagttatacctgcggaagttgagattccatcccttcggatcattgcagaagttgaaattgatgataatgagtgggtcaaaacccggctCGAGCAgttaagtttgattgatgagaaaatattggctgca gcggaagctaaaggcaagttcgccccgaactggCAGAGGCTGTTCGTTGTGACAAAAGtgttgcccaatggtgctttgtatttaacagacatagaaggcaaatatgtagatatgactatcaattctgatgcagttaagaggtactatgtatga
- the LOC138868440 gene encoding uncharacterized protein translates to MEFQVLDVAVSYNLLLGRPWIHAAKVVPSSLHQMVKFEWDRQEIVVHGDEDLSACNDTIVPFIEAEDDKGPWVYQNFETVSVEKIPEGKCIPGPTLSSASVMVANEMLKNGFVPTKGLGSSLQGIVHPVHPSGNPGTFGLGFMPTEKDVKRVKNLKQKVWSLPKPVPHISKSFVKPGDEKPPTSSTPKPVVDVDEELIKRFQSLFEEVNMVEVGEGSSKADVQLVSPNVKLSNWEATPLPTRKEFCSFYASCSDMTCMKNFQPNFKIQSNPEIAIQEVEYDEEVAFEEISKELKQFEEKPKPNLSETEAINLRDQDDVRETKISVHLEPQVKDDIIKTLFEYKDVFAWSYDDMPGLSTDLVVHKLPTDPSFPSVKQKLRKFKIDMSVKIKEEITKHLTTKVIQVTRYPTWLANIVPVPKKDDKTRVCVDYRDLNKASPNDDFPLLNIHILIDNYAKHEIRSFVDCYAGYHQILMDEYNLKFNPAKCAFGVPSGKLLGFVVSRHGIELDPSKIKAIQDLPPPKNKTELLKKNVAVKWTDECQEVFDKIKRYLSNPLVLVPPEPGRPLILYFTVLGNSFGCVLGQHDVTGKKEQAIYYLSKRFTPYEVMCVDEVDHDVKPGWKLFFDGAANMKGVGIGVVLICETGQHYPVTAQLRFYCTDNMAGYETCILGLRLSIDMGVQEILVLGDSDLLVHQIQGEWETRDLKLILYRQCLHDVCQRFRSVEFRHIPRIHNEIADALATLASMLHHSDKAYVDPVHIQVHDQHAYCNVVEEEIDGEPCFHDIKEYIRSGVYGDLLHSPPSELHTMSAPWPFVAWGMDVIGQIEPAASNEHRFILVAIDYFTKWVEAVTFKFVTKKAVVDFVHSNIICWFGIPKVIITDNAAILNSHLMKEVYQ, encoded by the exons atggaattccaagtgttagatGTGGCTGTCTCCTACAATCTATTATTGGGCAGGCCCTGGATACATGCTGCTAAGGTAGTCCCGTCTTCTctgcaccaaatggtgaagtttgaatgggacaggcaggaaatagttgtgcacggtgaCGAGGACTTGTCAGCTTGTAATGATACAATTGTTCCGTTCATCGaagctgaagatgataagggaccttggGTCTATCAAAATTTTGAAACAGTTTCTGttgagaaaattcctgaaggaaaatgcattccgGGTCCTACGCTATCCTCCGCGTCCGTCATGGTTgcgaatgaaatgttgaagaatggttttgtgccgACCAAGGGTTTGGGTTCATCCCTGCAGGGTATTGTGCATCCAGTGCATCCCAGTGGGAATCCTGGTacgtttggtttgggattcatgcccACAGAGAAGGAtgtgaaaagggttaaaaatctgaaacagaAAGTATGGTCGCTCCCTAAGCCCGTCCCACACATctctaagtcttttgtcaagccagggGACGAAAAACCTCCAACCTCCTCAACCCCAAAACCTGTGGTCGATGTTGATGAAGAGCTGATCAAGAGGTTCCAAAGTCTGTTCGAAgaggtcaatatggtagaagttggtgaaGGCTCTAGTAAAGCAGATGTGCAGCTTGTTAGCCCAAACGTGAAgcttagcaattgggaagctactcctcttcccaccaggaaggagttttg TTCCTTTTATGCTAGTtgcagtgacatgacatgcatgaagaaTTTTCAGCCGAATTTTAAAATCCAATCTAATCCTGAAATAGCAATCCAAGaagtagaatatgatgaagaagtagcatttgaggaaatcagtaaagagctaaaacaatttgaagaaaaaccaaagcctaatttgagtgaaactgaagcaatcaatttaagGGACCAGGATGAtgttagggaaaccaagataagtgtacaTTTAGAACCGCAAGTTAAGGATGACATAATCAaaacattgtttgagtacaaagatgtctttgcatggtcatatgacgatatgccgggcctgagcactgatctggtagttcataaattgccaactgatccaTCATTCCCTTCTGTTAAGCAAAAGTTGCGAAAGTTCAAgattgatatgagtgtgaagatcaaagaagaaatcacaaagcatcTTACTACAAAGGTCATtcaggtcactcgatatcccacttggttagccaatattgtgccagtaccaaaaaaAGATGATAagaccagggtatgtgttgattaccgtgatcttaacaaagcaagcccaaatgATGATTTTCCATTGCTGAACATTCACATTCTGATCGATAattatgccaagcatgagattaggtcttttgtagattgttacgcgggatatcaccagatcttgatggatga gtacaacctcaagttCAATccagcaaaatgtgcatttggtgttccctCTGGGAAATTGCTGGGATTCGTGGTCAGTAGACACggtattgagttggatccgtcgaagatcaaagccattcaagatttaccgccgccaaagaacaaaacagag ctgctgaagaagaatgttgcagtcaagtggactGACGAGTGTCAAGAAGTATTTGATAAGATCAAGAGGTACCTGTCGAATCCACTTGTGCTAGTCCCACCAGAGCCTGgaagacctttaattctctattttACAGTCTTGGGTAATTCTTTTGGCTGTGTATTAGGTCAACATGACGTCacaggaaagaaggagcaagcaatctattatctcagtaagaggttcactccctatgag GTCATGTGTGTCGACGAGGTTGACCATGATGtaaagccaggttggaaacttttctttgatggagctgctaacatgaaaggggtCGGAATAGGGGTTGTACTTATCTGtgaaacagggcaacactaccctgtaacagcccagcttcgattttattgcaccgaTAACATGGCTGGGTATGAAACATGCATTCTAGGTTTGAGGTTATCTATAGACATGGGAGTCCAGGAAATACTTGTTTTGGGAGATTCAGATTTGTTGgttcaccagattcaaggagaatgggagactcgagatttgaagctcatactgtACCGACAGTGCCTGCATGATGTTTGTCAACGATTCAGGTCGGTTGAATTTAGACATATTCCcaggattcataatgagattgctgatgccttggctactctggcgtcaatgttacatcattcagacaaggcttatgtcgaccccgtgcatatccaagttcatgatcaacatgcttattgtaatgtggtggaagaggaaatcgatggcgaACCTTgtttccatgatatcaaggaatacatcaggtcAGGG gtataTGGTGATTTGCTTCATTCTCCCCCATCTGAgttacacacaatgtctgcaccttggccctttgttgcttggggcatggatgttattggacaaATTGAGCCGGCAGCGTCAAACgagcataggtttattctggtggccattgattactttaccaagtgggttgaagctgtaactttcaagttcgtgaccaagaaggcagtggtggattttgttcattcaaatataaTTTGTTGGTTCGGAATtcccaaggtgatcatcacagacaatgctgctattctcaacagtcatttgatgaaagaggtatacCAATAG
- the LOC104243161 gene encoding uncharacterized protein: MIKKAALLVLFLALVYQAIRPPPPKTCSTAGLPSTTPRIKLRDGRHLVYKEYGVPKKSANYNVIYVHSFGGSKFEAALITSKAIEELGVYLVSFDRPGYGKSDPHPKRSFKSLALDIEEVADQLELGDKFYVVGFAMGAHFVWGCLKYIPQRLAGAALLAPAINYWWPGFPANLTKQALDKQLPRDQWVYQVAYYAPWLMYWWNTQQWFPGFSVITGEFKLSQKDLKIAYSLDEMQLQQAYVTQQGDFESLHRDLIIGFGKPEFDPMDMKNPFPNNESFAHL, encoded by the exons ATGATCAAGAAAGCAGCCTTATTAGTGCTGTTTTTAGCTTTAGTTTATCAAGCCATTCGTCCCCCTCCTCCCAAAACTTGCAGCACAGCAGGTCTCCCATCCACCACACCAAGAATCAAGCTTAGAGATGGAAGGCATTTGGTGTATAAAGAATATGGTGTCCCCAAAAAATCTGCAAATTATAATGTCATATATGTTCATAGCTTTGGTGGCAGCAAATTCGAGGCGGCACTTATAACTTCG AAAGCAATTGAAGAATTAGGGGTATACTTGGTGTCCTTTGATAGACCTGGTTATGGAAAAAGTGATCCTCATCCAAAGAGAAGTTTTAAAAGTTTAGCTTTAGATATAGAAGAGGTTGCTGATCAATTGGAACTTGGAGATAAATTCTATGTTGTTGGGTTCGCCATGGGTGCTCACTTTGTTTGGGGCTGCCTTAAGTACATTCCTCAACG CTTAGCTGGAGCTGCATTATTGGCTCCAGCAATCAATTATTGGTGGCCTGGATTTCCAGCAAACTTGACTAAACAAGCGTTAGATAAACAGTTACCCAGAGACCAATGGGTTTATCAAGTTGCGTACTATGCCCCTTGGCTTATGTATTGGTGGAACACTCAACAATGGTTTCCTGGCTTTAGTGTTATTACTGGGGAATTTAAATTGTCTCAAAAAGATCTCAAAATTGCCTACTCACTCGACGAGATGCAACTTCAGCAG GCATATGTTACACAACAAGGAGATTTTGAGTCCCTCCACAGAGACTTGATTATTGGTTTTGGTAAACCAGAATTTGATCCTATGGATATGAAAAACCCATTCCCTAACAACGAAAGCTTTGCGCATCTATGA